Below is a genomic region from Microbacterium galbinum.
GGCCAGCAGGTCAACGCCGGCGAGATCATCGTCCGTCAGCGCGGCACCCACTTCCACCCCGGCGTGAACGTCGGCCGTGGCGGCGACGACACGCTGTTCGCGCTGTCCGCCGGTGCGGTGCAGTTCGGCGCGAAGGGCGGCCGCAAGGTCGTCAACATCGTCGCTGCAGGCGAGTAATCGCCGCACAGCAACAGACATCCGGTTCGGGGCGGGCTTCGGCTCGCCCCGTCCGTGTATCTGCCCACCGATTCCGATGGGCAACAGCTACCACCTGAGGAGACCGACACATGGTCACGTTCGTCGATACCGTGACGCTGCACCTGCGCGCGGGTAAGGGCGGCAACGGCTGTGTCTCGGTGCACCGCGAGAAGTTCAAGCCTCTCGGTGGCCCGGACGGCGGCAACGGCGGAGACGGCGGCGACATCGTCCTCGTCGCCGACCCGCAGACCGGCACGCTGCTCTCGTACCACCACTCTCCGCACCGCTCGTCGCCCAACGGCGGATTCGGCATGGGCGATCACCGTGCCGGGTTCATGGGGGAGGACCTCGAGCTTCCGGTGCCCGTCGGAACCGTCGTGAAGAACACCGACGGCGACGTGCTGATCGACATGATCATCCCGGGCGAGCGTTTCGTGGTGGCCAAGGGCGGCCTGGGCGGCCTGGGCAACGCTGCTCTCTCGTCGCCCAAGCGCAAGGCTCCGGGCTTCGCGCTGCTGGGTACGCCGGGGTACGAGGGCGATGTCGTCCTCGAACTCAAGACCGTCGCCGACGTGGCGCTCGTGGGATACCCCTCGGCCGGCAAGTCGAGCCTGATCGGCGCGATCTCGGCCGCACGGCCGAAGATCGCCGACTACCCGTTCACGACGCTGCACCCGAATCTCGGTGTCGTGCAGGCCGGCGACGC
It encodes:
- the rpmA gene encoding 50S ribosomal protein L27, with the translated sequence MAHKKGASSTRNGRDSNAQRLGVKRFGGQQVNAGEIIVRQRGTHFHPGVNVGRGGDDTLFALSAGAVQFGAKGGRKVVNIVAAGE